The DNA segment CAATAAGTAAATTATATAATCCTCTAAAACTTAATAACAATGTATTTATGAGTTTTTATATTTGGGAGGTTACCCTTCAAAAAGAGATAAAGTGATTTGTTTTAATAACTATTTAAATGCCTTTGAGTATTCGAGATTATATATTAATCTTTCTCCATCATCACTATCATCGTCATCATCGCTAAATAAAGAAATTAGCACATAAACTCCTGCAAGTCCTAAAGTCATTGAAATATAGAGAATTGGATCGGCCATATTTATTTTTTTATAAAGTATATGGTTGATTTCTAAAGCTTCCGCAGTAGTTTCATGATAACCATAGAAACAATCTAAGAAGTTTTATTTTTTTATTTATTATTTATGCATACCTGAAACCGAACTAGAACATTCCTTAAACCGTACCCACTTCTTATCACGAATCAAAAAACAATAACTTTCGAATTTACAAAATCATTTTGGAAATGACTTATATTTTTAGGAATTTCATAAAATTTACTTAATTAATAAAATTACGAGTGTTCATTCTTCAAAATCAATCTCATTGAAATCTTTTACATCCTCATAAAGAGTACTGAAAGACTTTTCTATTAAATCCTTACCTTTCCTAGTAAGTTTCAAAAGTGTTCTTCTTCTATCATTTGGATCTTGTTCTTTAGAAACTAAACCTAAGCCTGGCTTACCTAGTCTATGATATCTGCTTATATAGTCCGTCATCCTTGAGGCACTAGCTTTGCTCATTTTGAAGTGATCTTCTATATCCTTTTTACTACACTTTTGATAAGTAGCTACATACCAAAATACAGCCATTGATTGTAATGGCACTTCCTGAGTATTATCTAACTTCATGAACATATGTAGAACTCTTAAAAGGTTGTACGATTCGTTATCTATCTTGAGTAATTCTTCGAGTTTCGCTTGTGTCATCTCTGATAAACTCTTCTTTCTATCATTATCATACTAAACTATATAATTCGTTTTATACGTTTAGATCCATGCATGGATCATTTGTAATCTATTTATAGTTGGTGATCCTATGTAAATGTCACATAATTAATCATGAGATTTTTATAAAGCATTAGAAGACACAAAATATTTTTTACAATTTTTATCTAATAAAACCTTAAAAATAAAATATAATAATCATTCTTTATCGCTACATCAACTTATATAGACTAATAATCATATTTTGCTGCAACAGATGTAGACAATTAAATATAAAGATAGAGAGAGATGGATTATGGATCAACACTTTTAGATTTTAAGTCAAAAAAAATTTCCACTTACTAAGTAAGTTTTATTAAATCTGTAAAGCAAAGCCAAATAAAAAGTTAAATTTCTGGGGTTTCTTCCCAAATCATCTTATAAATATTATCAGATTAATATGTGGAGAATTTTTTGGAAAATAGAAAAAAGATAAAAGTAGCTCCATTGAGTTTTTATTCAAATGATATGGCTGTTTCGAAAGATCAGCTAGCTCATAATCAATTGAAGTTAACTTTTCAACGAGACTCAGTTATGAATTTAGATCAAAAACATAAAGCATGGGCTCAAGAAAATAAGGCAAATTAAAAAAAATTCTGCTCTTATGGAATTTATGAAAAAATCAAATTTCGCTCAAAAAATATTCTTGACATATCAAAACTAACTTGATAAAAAAATCCATGCTGAACTTAACTCTCAATGTTGAAAAATATCTTTAATTTTTTATCTGATGTATGTTTAAACTCGATGTAAATATTATTTTTGAAAGAAAAGTTAAATATTCCAAAGAATTTGAAAAACTTAAAACTCCCAAAAATAACCATATAATATTAGTTCTCAGATAAAAATTTTATGGAAGAAGATATTAACTTTAGAATCTCAGAGACAATAGAGGCTTGCAAGAGTGTGCATTACTTTAAACAAGAAAAAGAAACACATATCTCAATATAAGAGTTATTAATTCTAGAGGAAATTTATGGATAAAACTTCCTAAAATCATCTCAAGTAAAACTGTTAGTAGCTCTAGGAGAGATAAGTTTAGGTGTTTTACTAGGAATAAAGATAAGCTCTTTGAATATATGTTTATATATGAAGAATTAGTTAGGGCATTACTTAATAAGCCCCAATTTATGAAAACGAGAAAAGAATTTAAATTAGATTCACGTAAAACTTAAATTATTCCTGGGACGATTTGGCCTGTTGAAATATAAGCACCAACTAAAGCTATAACACCTACGAGAGCAAATCTTCCATTAAGTTTTTCTGCACTTGTCTTTTGTGGATCAATGTTCCTTTTTTGATTTTGATTTTCCATTAGAATACTCCTGGAATAAGTTGACCTGTAGTAACATATGTTCCCACTAAAATCATGAAAGCCATCATTGCTGGTCTTCCAATAGCTCTATCGAGAATGTCTTTGTTTGAATTCATGGTTTGAGTATAATTAACTCTTAAATATTACTAATTGTAAATAAAATTCGAGAGCAGTTTGTATCATTTAAGTTAATTTACACATAAATGAGTCAGATGTGTCGCAAACAGTCTAGTATCTCATTATTAAATTAACATTTCCTCACAATGACTACTAACGAAGATTTAGAAAAAAGAATTGAAATTTTAGAAAAAGAAGTTAAACATTTAAAAGCAGCATTACAATACCAAAAAAAAAAAAAAATGATTAAAAGATCCAAATTAACTGAAGGTTGTATTATTTGATATTGATAAAAAGAGCTCTCTAAATTATTTTAATAAAGTTAATTTAAGAATATTGGATAATGGAAGTTTTTCTTTTTGCACTGTTTTTTTTAGTTACTATTATTTTCTTTGTCGCAGGGAAAGATGATTTTGGAAGAAAAGAAATCAAATTGACATCTGAGCAGAAAGAAGAAGTTAAAAAAGATATTAAGGATGTACCTACAGAGGATATAAAAAAAGAAGTAGTTGAAAAAGATATTAAGGATGACTCTAAAGGGGATGTAAAGAAAGAAGAAGTCAAAAAAGATATTAAGGATGTACCTACAGAGGATATAAAAAAAGAAGTAATTGAAAAAGATATTAAGGATGACTCTAAAGAGGATGAAAAGAAAGAAGAAGTTAAAAAAGATATTAAGGATGACTCTAAAGAGGATGTCAAAAAAGAAGTAGAATAATAACTAGATAAAAAACTATCAATGATTTATGGATTTGCTTATCTTGGAATGGTTA comes from the Prochlorococcus marinus str. MIT 9515 genome and includes:
- a CDS encoding MarR family winged helix-turn-helix transcriptional regulator; amino-acid sequence: MTQAKLEELLKIDNESYNLLRVLHMFMKLDNTQEVPLQSMAVFWYVATYQKCSKKDIEDHFKMSKASASRMTDYISRYHRLGKPGLGLVSKEQDPNDRRRTLLKLTRKGKDLIEKSFSTLYEDVKDFNEIDFEE
- a CDS encoding high light inducible protein encodes the protein MENQNQKRNIDPQKTSAEKLNGRFALVGVIALVGAYISTGQIVPGII
- a CDS encoding high light inducible protein — translated: MNSNKDILDRAIGRPAMMAFMILVGTYVTTGQLIPGVF